From Manihot esculenta cultivar AM560-2 chromosome 18, M.esculenta_v8, whole genome shotgun sequence:
CTTATGGTGAAATAATCCCCACCCCGTCtcccaaaaagaaaagaacttgcctttttctttttgctatTATACGGTGAGTATGCACATATATAATGGAATTTATAATGTCCAATCCATGCCAAGATGCAGAACTGAGTTGCATCTCCCTTCACgtgcatttttttaattaatcttcATGTCATATGCTTGCTCCATCTAGGTGGCTCGGCTCAATTCAAGCTATCCTGGGGGTTTGGCCTCATATATTAAAACAGCAAGAGAACTTTTAGCTGATTCAAAAGCAGGAAAGAACCCTTTTGATGGATTTACACCTTCCGTAAGTGAatgcttgatttcaattttCAAAGTTAACAAATGTTTGTCTGCAAGTGCGAGATGCTTGATGATGCAGGGGTCAATTAATTTTTGCTATATTGTTCACAATAACTGCACTAGTCTATACAAGCTTGTTCTTGGCAATTCATTTTTCTATCATTTGCATATATAGTTATTGGTCTTTCTGATGCACatcatttaagaaaaaaaaaatacatcaaCTAGCTAGAACCTGGgccaataataataaattttcaggTTCCAACAGGAGAGAACCTGACTTTTGGCGATGAAAACTTCATCAAATTTGAGGAGGCAGGAGTTAGAGAAGCTCAGAATGCTGCATTTGTTCTTGTTGCGGGTGGACTTGGGGAACGTCTTGGATACAATGGAATAAAGGTGACTAATTTACTGTCTAGGTTTAGTTGCAAGTACATATATTCTCCCAGCTCTTTATTTTTACATGGATATAACAATTATCCAAATCAACCCTTCATTTCTCCTAACTAACCTGAAATTGAGTCATCATCAGAAAGCATACATATATTCTTGGATATGCATTGTCAATTCCTTCATGCCCCTACACCCCCAACCCCTACAaaagagaagagagaaagagagagagggaaGGCCAATTGATCATAGATGCTCCCACTTTGACATGGAATAACAAAAAATAGAACAGAAAGAAGAGAAGCAGGAGCCTTAAGGAATGTTAAAAGGAACCCTCACAATCAAAGCTTGCCCTATCACTTGAATAGTTTATACATCTTGAGAAAATGGACATCTTGAAACATGCTACCTACTTTTGCATCTAAGTAACGGTGATTTTTAGTACATATTTACACATGCAGGTAGCTCTTCCAATGGAAACTACAACTGGAACTTGTTTCCTGCAGCATTACATTGAGAGCGTGCTGGCTCTTCAGGAAGCTAGCTTTAGACTGACACAAGGTTTGCTACCCTCAGCTTAATATGTTACATGTACCAGTGTTTGTGATGGGTTATATGCCGTAAGTAATTAAGTATATACTACACAGAAAAAGGCTTAGCACAgaggaataaaagaaaaagaaaaaaagaaacctCAGCATCTATAATTGCATACTGaaataggaaaaaaagaaaagaacaaagtttaATTAACAATACAATTTTAGGTGCAAGGGGTAGAGAAAGAGACCTGATTTTGTTCATTTCATTTGAAAGGATCACTTTAAATCTACCAAAATATTTCCAAATTGGCACCTTTAGGCCTACTTATTTTTGGAGAAACTATTTTTTGCTTTTTCATGGGAACAAAGAAAAGCATAGGTGTCATTCAACAGCATGTCTGCCTTGGCAGGGATAACTTGACAATGAAGAAATGATATCGCTGCTAATGCTGGAAAATTTTTAGAAGCTTTTGAATTATAAAAGCCTTGAGTGGCAGCAGCAAGCTCATTCTTCCAATTGTAATTTCCCTCTGTTATGAACATTATTTCGATCACATGATGTAAAAAGTAAGCAACTTTTAGAGAAACCGAGTAATGATGATGATTTGTTAATACAGAAATATTTTAGAAAGactacaacaacaacaacaacaacaacaacaacagctAAGCCTTAATCCTAAATTAGTTGGGTTGGCTCATGTAAGTCTTTGTCACTATTAGCTATCTTTGACACCAAGTCTGCACAAAATTGTCTAAAGGCTagattaagaaaattttaaactgAGCTGATAGCGTGTGGTAGAAAGAGAGAGAGTGCCAATGGAGACTCTAATATCCTCTTTTATTTGATTCTGATCATGGAATATTAGATGACAGTTATTTTCTTGTCCATCTAATCAAGCTTTCATGGAAATTAATCAACAGAATTTTTGCATCAGAAATACTTAATTCAGAATTTTGTGATGCATCTTGAACTGTTGCAACTTAAAATTCTTTCACACTTGACTAGCCCTTGCCCATTTATAAGTAATTTTAAGTGCGTACCTGTCTAAAATCTTTTACACATTTTGACTGggctttaattagtttaaaagcCTGTTGTAGTTATATTGCAGCCAAAATCGGCAACTCTTCAGCTTCCCAACTGAGGATGTGAACTATCCAATTCTAGAATAGGCTTAACTACCAAAATTCCTGAGGTTTTAGAATTCTTTCAATTCTACCAtgttctatatttttttatcaattaaattgatGAACTTCAAAGATCGTATCAATTATAGCTTCGAATGATATTCCGGTTGAATTAGTATCtgcaatttattaaattaagggTAAATTCGTAATTCCCAATGCACAATGGAGAAGTATGAGTTTTGCTCATATAATCAAGGTAGAAAAGGAATTTTATTCATCTTCTTCAGTTAAAGCTATGATCCTATTCTAGTTTCTTTGATTTGTGCTCGAGTTTGCAATACCTTGATTTGCTTCTCGTTAGGGGGATATGTAGGGGCTTTTCAAGGCTCAAGGAGTTTTCATAATCTAAGAATTTTCTTatcagaagagttatgtaataaaGCTTTGCCGTGAAGCCTAAAAGTTTTGGATTTCTTAGAAAATATTTCTCTTGCGGATAGACATATTTCTAGTCTTGAAACTTTGTTATTTggaaaaattttcttttgaagttttggaggtgatatataataaatttttaggaGATTTACATGGGTGAAGTTTCTCCTTTTGCTTGGAAATTCATACAATGGTTGCTTATATTCTTCAAGTATTCAAAGCTATCCAATGTTGCTCGATTGTACTACAAAAATTCATTAGGTTCATTACCTGTCCAAATCTCTCAAATTTCAATCTTGAAGCTCATGGTCCTTGCTTATATTCAATTAAATGTAACTTTAAATTAGCACATCCAAACGGAAATTGACAAGCCTccaaaatcaatttattttattgaaaaggtGGAGAGCCACATACCCTTTGTGTTTGAATGAGATTTATGGGAAGCTCACTTCATTTTCAAATTCCCAAGAAGCTTTCAAAAGGTTGAAGAAGATgataacaatttatttttccctttattttatgtgtaaatataaataaaatcatatatttCTCCTTATCATTTCAATTACAAAATTGTCCATCATTTAACCCTATTGTGGTCATCATTGATGCAACTTTTAAAGGTTAGATGTTTAGTTGATTAAAAGAATAGCACTGGCTAGAATTTGAAAAACACCAAAAGTTCAGAACTTTTTAAGTAATTAAGCCATTATAATATGAATTGCTCACCTGAATCGCCTGATCGAGGAAAGATTTTGTATTTTTAAGCAATATTGTCGCTTCCGAAAATGTAGGTAAATGTCAAAGGGATATTCCTTTTGCTATCATGACATCTGATGACACACATGCTCGCACGTTACAACTTTTAGAATCAAATTCTTACTTTGGGATGAAATCATCGCAAGTAAAACTTCTTAAGCAGGTATGGATTTCTAATTGATGTATTATGGGACAGCTTATTGGTGTATAATAGTTGTATTAAATTGTCAACTTTGCTTTTTATTCCAGGAAAAAGTTGCATGCTTAGAAGATAATGATGCCAGGCTTGCCCTGGATCCACAGAACAAGTACAGCATTCAGGTAGATGCCATGTATTTGGTTGACAGTATGACTTCTGAGTTTTTAGAAAATACACGCTCATTCTTAACCTTCTTGTTTTCATAGACAAAACCTCATGGCCATGGAGATGTGCATTCACTTCTTTATTCTAGTGGCCTTCTTAAAATATGGTATGTTCCAATACTTTTCCAATTTGTGGAATTTGTTTATGCAGACAAATGTTCAAGTTTATACTTCTCATTTAAAGAGATCTTCGTTATGTGAACTTGCACATGTTAATTGGCCCTTGCCATTTCTAATATTGCTAGAATCACCTCTAACATAAGTAATTTAAAAGCctcatttctcttttattttctctctcatcTAAAGAACAATTGTTGGATCAGATCTAGCTTAATGGCATAGAGTGCACCCTTTTGGCATTTTACATACTCATGTAAAATGTAAATATGATCATTACATGATCTTTGATTTAGCTATCTGCAGTATCTTGACCTTGGTGGTGCTTGCATTACTTTTTCAGGGAAGATGCTGGTTTGAGATGGGTTTTATTTTTCCAAGATACAAATGGACTTCTATTCAAGGTTTGGTTGTCTGATTCTCATTATTTTTGTCCCTGTGTTCACtagttcattaattattatcAGAGATGTGTTTTGCTATAGAGAATAATCTGTATTATTACTTGTCCTTATGTAGGCAATTCCAGCATCGTTGGGTGTGAGTGCCACCAAACAATACCATGTTAATTCTCTTGCTGTTCCTCGGAAAGCTAAAGAAGCAATTGGAGGAATTACCAGGCTTACTCATGCTGATGGTATCAGAAACCATTCTTTTTTACAAATTGATGTGGAATACATATAATATTCTTTAGGTGGTCTGTTACAAGAGCAAACTTGGGTCATGATTCCTTTACATGGATAACTTTTTCCAAGGGACTTTGGCCCCAAATTTGGAGTGATTTTTCTGTGGAGTGAAATTTATTCTGCACCTTCTGCTTCTTTGGTTTAGGGGTGGGTGGGTAGGATGGGGCAAGAATGGCATTGCTTGGTGCAATGGTAGAAGTTTGGCTTTGCCTTAATATCTATTAATTCTGCTACAGTATGATTTGCTGGGTAGGATGGGGCAAGAATGGCATTGCTTGGTGCAATGGTAGAAGTTTGGCTTTGCCTTAATAACTATTAATTCTGCTATAGTATGATTTGCTATATTTTCTCTCCGCATGTTACCTAATTATCAAAGGAGATGCTTCTTCTTGCTGCTATAAAATATACAGTCTCATCTCATGGTATTTATGTTAGACCATCTGGATGTAGTTTTTTAACCTTTCACAGCTTTTAGCAAACTAACTGACATGCATATATACATGTACAAATAACTAAGATATTCTACACTTCTGGGTCATGTATTCACTTGAAAGTAAAACTAATTTTCAGGGCGGTCGATGGTGATTAATGTTGAATACAATCAGCTTGATCCTCTGCTTAGGGCGACTGGGCATCCTGATGGAGATGTCAACTCTGAGACAGGCTATTCTCCTTTCCCAGGAAATATAAACCAAGTAATTTTCTGACACTgtatttttaacttattttgTCCCCAAAGACATGTAATGTGACAAGTACTGTATACATCTTTTTATGAATTTCGATATCTATGTGACAGTGTCATTACTCATCTCAAATGTCTAATATGCTTTTTATAATTGTCTCATTAGTCAATGCATGGTGATGCTAGGCACAGTAGTTAGCATAATCTTTACCAGCTTATatgaatttcagaaatttctttttttccctttttttaatGGGATTGTTGAACACTATGGTGTGATTCTTTGGAGAAATTTCAATACTGgattctctctccctctctctctctcccctccCTGTCCACCATGATTCAAACGTTGTATCTAGTTTAATTTTCCAGTATGCCCATGAGCTGGTCATTGATGCTTGATATAATGAAAATCAACTATAGAAATAGAAGTACGAGACAGTAACTGAGATATCTCATATTTTATTGGTGATATAATGATGAAGTAGTAACATTATTGGAATCTcaattttctatatatatatatatatattgcaatTCATGTGATGTATATGAGTATTTAAATTGATTGATGCTGCTGTAATCGTAAGGTGGTGATTATGGTATACATTGCAATTTGTCAAATTTTTCATGCTTTGAATTTTTGTCTTAAGATGCTTATGCTTTGCAGTTGATTTTGGAACTTGGTCCTTATATTGAGGAGCTGAAGAAAACAGGAGGTGTTATTAAGGAATTTGTGAATCCAAAGTAATGCTTTCTTCTGCTACTTGATATTTGGTAacaatttatttgtattttgcTAAACAATAAATATTTGAAGGTATTTTCTTCTTCATTCTGGAATGATAATCGAATAGGTTGATTCTAATTATGGATATTAGTAGGCGTGGACATGTATTTTAAATTTGCAACTACTTATTATTGCATGAGCAAGGAACTCTGGAATTCTGAAATAAGTTAGCTTTTTGTTCATACTTGCTGCAGATACAAAGATGCTAGCAAAACTTCATTCAAGTCTTCAACTCGACTTGAATGTATGATGCAAGATTATCCAAAAACATTGCCCCCATCAGCAAGAGTTGGATTTACGGTAACTATCTTTTCTAGAGGAGAAAAATGATCTGCAACTAATTGAACCTGATTTTCTTGTATTTGGACTTGAGCTGTAAGGTCTCTAAGGTGATTTACTCCCTGTTAAAACAGCTGTTATGTTTTTGCTTAGGTGATGGATACATGGCTCGCTTATGCACCTGTGAAGAACAATCCTGAGGATGCTGCTAAGGTAGTGCCTTCTTGGTAACCTTAAATAGTTGCtgtaatcattttttttaaaaatttggaaTGAGCTGCTGAAGATCCAAAAACAGTTAGAAAGAAAGTTCTGGAAAGCCTTGATATGGTTGGTCTTAAAAGTTTATTTGGTTAAGGAAAAATCTcaagaaattaatataaaattatttcccCCTCCCCAAAAAAAAAGTGGTggaatgtttttttaataatgtccTTTACATTATTTTGcctaattcaaattttaattgagATAACTTTTCTAATGGGTTGTGCCATTGTGTGTTCACTTTCCTTTCATATTGCTGGAAAATAATGGTGAAGGTTTAACTCGGATTCTAGGGTATTTCTTTTCCTCATTAGTTAAAGCCTAAAGGTCAGAGTCATGGAAGTTCTGTACAGTAAAGTTGGAGTTGTTTCATTTTTGTATCAAATGTATTCGACATAAGTGACAAGATGTGTTCaggatatttttaatttattcacttAATTGCACCCTTTGCCatcttttttctttcaattggTATTTAATTACAGAGAAACTACT
This genomic window contains:
- the LOC110606169 gene encoding UDP-sugar pyrophosphorylase; its protein translation is MESTTEALSKLGINGDPISSVPNLQKNLGLLSPEQIELAKMLVEMGQSHLFQHWPEPGVDDEEKKALFDQVARLNSSYPGGLASYIKTARELLADSKAGKNPFDGFTPSVPTGENLTFGDENFIKFEEAGVREAQNAAFVLVAGGLGERLGYNGIKVALPMETTTGTCFLQHYIESVLALQEASFRLTQGKCQRDIPFAIMTSDDTHARTLQLLESNSYFGMKSSQVKLLKQEKVACLEDNDARLALDPQNKYSIQTKPHGHGDVHSLLYSSGLLKIWEDAGLRWVLFFQDTNGLLFKAIPASLGVSATKQYHVNSLAVPRKAKEAIGGITRLTHADGRSMVINVEYNQLDPLLRATGHPDGDVNSETGYSPFPGNINQLILELGPYIEELKKTGGVIKEFVNPKYKDASKTSFKSSTRLECMMQDYPKTLPPSARVGFTVMDTWLAYAPVKNNPEDAAKVPKGNPYHSATSGEMAIYRANSLILKKVGVKVDDPVHQVFNGQEVEVWPRITWKPTWGLTFSEVKNKVTGSCSISQRSTMAIKGRNVFIKDLSLDGALVIESVDEAEVKVGGSVQNKGWILENVDYKDTSVPEEIRIRGFRINKIEQIEKHYGEPGKFGLTV